In Chlorobiota bacterium, the sequence CCAGGCCAATCCACCAGCGTGGTGCTTGGCTTCGGTTCCCTTTCTGCTACCTTCAAAACGCAGTTCAACATATCCTACTAATTCTGGAGAACGCCGTATGAGCAATGACGCAATCAGGCAACAATTGGAGGGGTTCGGTATCACGAACGTGGGGGAGATTATCTACAACGGCACCACCGCGCGGCTGGTGGAGGAATCGGTGGTTCGTGGCGACGGGCACCTTACCCGTGGCGGCGCGCTTGCGGTGCTTACCGGGCAGCACACGGGCCGCTCGGTACAGGATCGCTTTGTTGTCCGCGAGCCATCAAGCGAAAATCACGTTTGGTGGGGATCGGTCAATCGCGAATTCCCGCAGGACAAATTCAACGCACTGCTGGATAAAGCCAAAGGGTTCCTTGCTGGCAAAGATGTTTTCGTGGCCGATTGCTACGTCGGTGCCGACCCCCGTTACCGCCTGAACGTCCGCGTTGTCAACACCAACGCCTACCAGAATCTGTTCAGCCAAACCCTCTTCATCCCCCTTAGCAAAGCGGGGGGAAGCGATGCCAACTTTGCGCCCGATTTCACCATCGTCCACGTCCCCTCGATGGAAGCGGACCCGGAAGTTGACGGAACCCGCACCGGCACGTTCATCCTGCTTGACCTTGGCCAAAAATTGATCTTGATTGGCGGAACCTCCTATGCTGGCGAGATCAAAAAATCAATCTTCTCGGTGATGAACTACCTGCTTCCGTTGCGCGGTATCATGCCGATGCACTGCTCGGCCAACGTTGGGAAGGAAGGGGATGTTGCCGTGCTGTTCGGGTTGTCGGGAACCGGAAAAACCACACTCTCGGCCGACCCCAACCGCCTGCTGATTGGCGACGACGAACATGGCTGGTCCGACGACGGTGTGTTCAATTTTGAGGGGGGGTGCTACGCAAAAGTGATTAAGCTGAGTGCCGAGGCCGAGCCGCAGATCTACGCCACCACCCAGATGTTCGGAACGATTCTGGAGAATGTGGTGGTGGACCCGGCAACCGGCGAAGTGGACCTTGACCAAGCCAAATACACCGAGAATACTCGCGCCGCCTATCCGCTTGATTTCATCCCGGGAATTGCGCCAGGTTCGGCTGGTGGCCATCCAAAAAATATCATCATGCTTACCGCCGATGCCTTCGGCGTGCTGCCGCCAATTTCAAAGCTGAGCACCCCGCAGGCGATGTACCAGTTCATCAGCGGCTACACCGCAAAGGTGGCTGGGACCGAGAAAGGCGTGACCGAACCGCAGCCAACATTTAGTGCCTGCTTCGGCGCGCCGTTTATGATCCATCACCCGTCGGTCTATGCCGGGTTGTTGGGGAAGAAGATTGAGGAGCACGGGGTGAACTGCTGGCTGGTGAACACCGGCTGGACCGGCGGACCGGCTGGCGTGGGAAGCCGGATGAAAATTGCCTACACTCGCGCCATGATTAACGCCGCGCTTGCCGGCCAGCTTGATACCGCCGAGTACCGCGAGGACCCGATCTTCGGCCTGATGGTTCCCACCAGCGTCCCGAACGTTCCGGACGAAGTCCTGAACCCACGCAACACCTGGAGCGACCCGAACGCCTACGATGACCAAGCCTACAAACTGGCAGGGTTGTTTATCGAGAACTTCAAGAAATTTGAGGAAGGAACTGCCGAGGAAATCCGCGCCGCCGCGCCGCGTGTCCGCGAAATGGCGGGGTAAGCAAGCGGGATAGAGGGGAAGGATAGAGATGAAAAAAACAACACCGGGAGAATTGCACCGCCAATCCTTCCGGTGTTGTTTTTTTTGAGGGTCGCCGTCCCGACAAAAATCGGGGACACTACCGTACGGGTAGCCGAAGGTCTTTAGCCTTCGGCGTCTCGCTCCCTGGGCAGGCTAAAGACCTGCCGCTACCGCGCGGGTAGCCGTCCCGACCTTCGTCGGGATTGATAAAAGGTCTTTAGCCTTCGGCGTCTCGCTCCCTGGGCAGGCTAAAGACCTGCCGCTACCGCGCGGGTAGCCGTCCCGACCTTCGTCGGGATTGATAAAAGGTCTTTAGCCTTCGGTGTCTCGCTCCCTGGGCAGGCTAAAGACCTGCCGCTACCGCGCGGGTCGCCGCCTTAATCCACAAACGCCCACGTCACGCTCAGGTAGAGCGCGCGCTCCCAGATTGGGTAGCGATAGAGCGACCAAAATTCCGCGTCAAGAATGTTCCGAAGCTCGGCACGCAGGTACGCATCGCCAAGCCGGGCGCGGGCATAAACCCCCCAGTTTGGATAAAGCTGCTCCGGCTGCCGCGCCGCCGTTCTTGGATAGATAAACTCACCGCTCATCACCTCATACTCCGCCCCTTGCAGCTCCGTTTGGAATTCCAACGTTGTTCCAACACGCAAGTTCAAATTCCCCTGGACCAATCGGAACTCACCGTATAAATCTCCGCTTCCGTGAAATGCCGGAAACCGCTTGTCGCTATCGGGAAGAAGGGTTCCAAGAAGGTGAATGTCAAGCCGAAGAATGCTGAGCGGAATGCTTGCGCGAAGGTCCGCAGCGGTGATGGTGTGGGCCTTAAGGTTGGCGTTGCCGGCACGGGGCGTTGCCTGGCGCAGATACGCCGCGCCGCGCAGCCAAACCCCGCCGCCACGAAGCTCGCCCCCCGCCTCCAGAAACGACGACGTAAACCACTGGCTGAACGCGCTGTTGCTGTCGGGAAGGGACCACACGGGGACCACTGGAGTGCTGTTCAGTTCGATGCTTTGCCGGTAGGAACCAAACAGCCGCACCGAATCCCCCAGCCGCAGATTTCCTTCCCCTGCCAACGAGAAGTAATCGCCGCCACGGCTTCGGTGAATTTTTGCCGCGCCGCTTACTTCGGCAACGTCCGACGCGTTCAAGCTCAGCATTCCACCGGCTTCCAGATAGAGCTTTCCGTTGCCGTGCAATTCGGCCAGGCCGTTGGCTTCCAGCAGTGCGAACGCCAGCGGCAATCGCGCAGCAATCCTTCCTCCAAGAAGGTCCCGCCGCATCATGGTGGGTTGGTCCTCCACGGTGTCAATCGGGGCAAGGGTGTCGGCCACCAGCAGGCTTCGCTCGGCAAAGGAGTAGTAAAGGTTGGCATCGAACCGTGTGGTGCTGTCGCCGCCGTTCCTCTCGGTGCTTTGCGTGGTTCCCAGCAACGGATGCCATTGGGCGGAGAGGGTAAGGTCGTGGCGAAGCGTTTCGTCGTGCAGTTCGCCGTGGCGCACGGCGGCCCCGACGCTTTGTGGGTTGAACGCGCTTTCCGGAGTCAGCCCGCCGTTGGCTCCGTGGGTGTGGTCGCTGAACAACTCCGTCAGTGCCAGCCCCAGCCCCGCCGATGGCCGCCACCGGACGGTTCCGCGCGCGCTCCAGCCGGAAACATCTTGGTTGCCATACGCGCCATCGCTGGGCATCCGCCGGAAGCCAAGATTGATGTTTGTTGTGGCCGAGGTGTTGCGGGCAAACGTGAGGTCCGCCCCGGTGTTGTTATTCGGACCTTGGATATACCACACCCTGGCGTAGCTTCCAACAACGTCGAACGCTGGCGCAACCATGTTCACCCCCATCAACGCCTCGCCGCTTCCGTACAGCAGCGCGCGCGCACCGGAAAGCACCTCCATCCGCTCGGTGAACTCCGCCGGATAAAACTCCAACTCCATTGCGTCCCGTTCAAGGTCCCGCAGCGGTCGGCCGTTGAAGGCCGTGGAAAGTGCGTCGGTGGCCGCGCCAAGAATGCTGAACCCACGGCGCAACCCCGGCGCACCGTGCGACAACAGATAGGCGGGCAGATACGGGCGGAGAAGATCGGTTGCCGTGTAGTAGCTCTGCCACGCCATTTCGCGGTTGCTCAACAGCTGATATCCACTTTCCCCGCGTGCCGGAACCACGCTCCCCAACGGCGCGCCAATCCGCACCGAAAGAAGCTCCTGGCGAAGCGAGTCGCCAGCGCGCGCAACGGTGTCGGCGGGGGAGGGGTTGGTGGATGTTGTGTCGCCCACGGGTTGCGCTGCTGCGGGTCCGGCGCACGCCATTGCCAGCGCGATCACCACCAGCCCCCGCACAAGCGTCAGCCCGGTCCACCGTGGCGCAAGCAAGCGTTGTGCAAGCAATGCGAAGCCGTTCGTCATGGCCGTTGGGATGCTTCTCACGAATGGGTTTTCGGGGTTGCAAGGACTTCATGCAACGGGGTTCCGGCAGCAACCTTCGCGTACCGTTCCATGGCTTCGTGGATCACTTGGTGGGCGTAGTCAACGTCGCCCCAGCCGTCAATGCTGGTGCTTTTTCCTTCCAGAGTTTTGTAGATGGAGAAGAAGTGCTCCAACTCCACTTTCTCATGCGGCTTCATATTCTCCAGCGAGGCGTAGTGCTGGTAGCGTTGGTCGCGTGCGGCCACGGTGATGATCTTGTCGTCGGGGATCCCGCTGTCGGTCATCCGCATCACCCCGATTGGGCGGGCCTCAATCAAGCAGCCGGTGAAGGTCGGTTCGTCGGTCAGCACCAGGATGTCCAGCGGGTCGCCATCAACGTACAGGGTGCTTGGCACAAACCCGTAGGCGGTGGGGTAGTGCATCGGCGAGTAGAGGACCCGGTCGAGCTTGAAGCAGTTGTACTTCGGGACGTACTCATACTTGCTGCGCGAGCCACGCGGAATCTCGATAATCCCGTTGACAATCTGGGGAACGTTGGCCCCCGATGGAATCTGGAGCAAAGGAATTGGTGAGGTCATACTGTTGCCTGCTGGGAAAGGGGAGCGTGTTTGTGTGAATTATGGTTGATCGTTGTTGTTGGGCGCTTCTTCGATTTCAAACGGGAGCTGGTCCTCGGGGGTGTAGCGTTTGTGGGGGATGCGAAGCCGCTGCACCGGCTGGCCGCCAATCAGGTGCGATTCGATGATCTCATCAATATCCGCCGTGGTTACGCCCCCATACCAGACGTTGTCGGGATAGACGACCATTGCCGCGCCGTACTCGCAGGCATCCAAGCAGCCGGCGGAGTTTGCGCGCATTGTTCCGTGAAGGCGGCGCTCTTTCAGTGCCTGCTTGAACTGCGAGCGAAGCTCCTCGCTCCCGCAATTCTTGCACGACCCTCGCGGATGCCCGGGCTCACGTTCGTTGGTGCAGATAAAGAGATGTTTGGCGTAACGCATAGCTGGAAAATTGCTGGTTAGGAATGGCTGTCGGGTAATGAACAGCGGTTGATGTTTTTTGGGGGGAGGAGGAGAAGAGGGAAGGCCACCACGCGTGGCTTCCGTTCCGCTCCCGTTATCCTTTGTACTGGTATTTGTCCCCAAGCGGGATTGCGGTGGCCAGCCGGTAATCGCCAAAACCGTTGTCGTCAACGAAGGTGAGGCGAAGGTTGCGCTGGCCGTAGTATTGCCACACCTCCACCGCGCGCCCGTCGCGGCGGAAGGGGTCGCGCTGGACGTTGTCCGGCTGGCCGTAGATGATGTACACGCGGCCCATGTCGGTAAGCCAGCCGGCGGCGTAGCTGCGGAACTTGTCGTTGGCGTATTCAATCCGCCGGAAGTACTCAATCATCGCTTCATTTTTTTGCGTTCCTGTGGTGGGGTCAAGCCGTTCCCAGAAGGCCGCATATCGCCGTTTCTTTTCGTCGAAACTTGATCCGCTGCGGATGTCGTCCACCTCACTCTGGGTTGCGACGTAGCGGAGTTGCACGATCTTTTCATCCAGCTCGGCCTCGGTCAGCGGCATTCCATCCAACGACTCGGCAACGCGAATCAACCGCGCCGATGTTGCCAACGCGTTGTTGGTGTCGGCGGCGGTGGTGGCCTTCAGCTCCACGTTGAACAACCCTTTGGCAAGATTCTTCGACGGCAACCGAACCCACGCTTGCGAACGCCCCGTGGGAAGCGATTTCGGGAAGGAGAGCGAGGCGACGGGATCGCCTTTTGGAGTGCTGTAGTTTGCCGTCAGCCGGAAGGCGGTGTCGCTGGTGTTGTTGTAGGCTTCAAAAAACAGGAAGTAGCCGTCGGGAAGGGTGCTGATATTCTCGGTGAACATCGGGGTGATGGTGTGCCCGCTCCCGTTCTCCCGAATTTTGGAGACCAGCATCAACCCGCTGAGCGCGAACCGTTCGGCAAGGTAATCGCGCACGGTGGCGTTGCGGCGGATTGTTCCGGCAAGGTTGTTTTTCACGTCCACAATCTCCGCCGTGGCGGTGTAGTTTCCGGGGGGGAGGAATGCCTTCCGCTGGAAGAATTCGTAGCGTGCCGGCCGCCCAACGGTGGCATCGTAGGAAGCGGTGGAAAGGTCGCGGGTGAAGGTGGTGTCCAGCCATTTTTTCCCTTCCCCCTGCACGGTGAAGGTGACCTGGTAGCGGGCTTGGTACTTCCCGCCGTTGCGCTCAAACTTTAGCGTGGCGTAGGGGAGTGCCAGATAGAGGTCCATCCGCGCAGAATCCTTTGTTCTGCCGGCAAAAGGGATGGCATCAAAAAAGATACTTTCCCGGTCCAGCGATTGCGCGGCAAGCGGACCAACGAGCGGTACGGCCACCACTGCGGCCCACAACCCAATCACAAGCAAAACTTGTCTCATAAGCAATGTTCCAACCGCACGGCCAGCGCCGGCCTTACGCGGTAAACTCCTCTATCTATCTTGATCCTGTCCTAAACGTTTACGCCGCCAAGATACGGAAGGAAGCTCATGTAGAATCCCCCCAACACCGTAGCAGTGTGGAACATGAAAAAGCCGCCCGGGATATGATTTCCCGTGCGGCTTTTCCTGAAGGAGAGCGTTCGATTATAGATCGTTCGATTCTTCCGGCTTTTAGCCAGCGCGCACAATCTGGCCCGATTGGGCATCCACCACAACGTGCGTGGCCGGCCCGCCGTTGGTTGGCGCAATGGCAAACGCATACACCCACTTCCCCGATTCTTGCTCCAGCGTCCAATCGGTGACGTTCCCCGGCGTGTTGGCCAGTGCCGCAGCGCGTGCTTGCGAAAGGGGAATCAGCGCGGGGTCGGTGTGCGTTGGCGTGAACTCACCGCTGTTGAAATCCCCCGATTCCTGCTCCACCGCCACCAGCATTCCCGTGCGGGCATCAATGGTGAGCTTGTAGGTGTTGGAGTCGCGTTTCATGGAGACGGTGTACCAGATCACGGAGTCACTTTGGACCCGAAGATGGGTTGTGGTGACTTGGGCACTGTCGAACATTCCGGCGGCAATGGTTTGCGCGGAGTCGCGGGTGATGATGGCAACCCCAACCGCTGTGGAGTCGCTCTGGCAGCTGTCGCTGTCGTGGCCATGATCGTCGTCATCATCATCGTGGTCGCAATCGCAGTGGTGGTGGTAATGGTGGCCGTAGCCATGCCCCTTGCCGTGGCGGTAGTGTCCGCGACCTTTTTTGTGCTTGTGTTTTCCGTCGTGGTTGTCGCAGTCGTGGCCATTGTCATCGTCGTCGTCATCATCGTCATCCACCTTGCAT encodes:
- the pckA gene encoding phosphoenolpyruvate carboxykinase (ATP), producing MSNDAIRQQLEGFGITNVGEIIYNGTTARLVEESVVRGDGHLTRGGALAVLTGQHTGRSVQDRFVVREPSSENHVWWGSVNREFPQDKFNALLDKAKGFLAGKDVFVADCYVGADPRYRLNVRVVNTNAYQNLFSQTLFIPLSKAGGSDANFAPDFTIVHVPSMEADPEVDGTRTGTFILLDLGQKLILIGGTSYAGEIKKSIFSVMNYLLPLRGIMPMHCSANVGKEGDVAVLFGLSGTGKTTLSADPNRLLIGDDEHGWSDDGVFNFEGGCYAKVIKLSAEAEPQIYATTQMFGTILENVVVDPATGEVDLDQAKYTENTRAAYPLDFIPGIAPGSAGGHPKNIIMLTADAFGVLPPISKLSTPQAMYQFISGYTAKVAGTEKGVTEPQPTFSACFGAPFMIHHPSVYAGLLGKKIEEHGVNCWLVNTGWTGGPAGVGSRMKIAYTRAMINAALAGQLDTAEYREDPIFGLMVPTSVPNVPDEVLNPRNTWSDPNAYDDQAYKLAGLFIENFKKFEEGTAEEIRAAAPRVREMAG
- a CDS encoding TonB-dependent receptor plug domain-containing protein → MTNGFALLAQRLLAPRWTGLTLVRGLVVIALAMACAGPAAAQPVGDTTSTNPSPADTVARAGDSLRQELLSVRIGAPLGSVVPARGESGYQLLSNREMAWQSYYTATDLLRPYLPAYLLSHGAPGLRRGFSILGAATDALSTAFNGRPLRDLERDAMELEFYPAEFTERMEVLSGARALLYGSGEALMGVNMVAPAFDVVGSYARVWYIQGPNNNTGADLTFARNTSATTNINLGFRRMPSDGAYGNQDVSGWSARGTVRWRPSAGLGLALTELFSDHTHGANGGLTPESAFNPQSVGAAVRHGELHDETLRHDLTLSAQWHPLLGTTQSTERNGGDSTTRFDANLYYSFAERSLLVADTLAPIDTVEDQPTMMRRDLLGGRIAARLPLAFALLEANGLAELHGNGKLYLEAGGMLSLNASDVAEVSGAAKIHRSRGGDYFSLAGEGNLRLGDSVRLFGSYRQSIELNSTPVVPVWSLPDSNSAFSQWFTSSFLEAGGELRGGGVWLRGAAYLRQATPRAGNANLKAHTITAADLRASIPLSILRLDIHLLGTLLPDSDKRFPAFHGSGDLYGEFRLVQGNLNLRVGTTLEFQTELQGAEYEVMSGEFIYPRTAARQPEQLYPNWGVYARARLGDAYLRAELRNILDAEFWSLYRYPIWERALYLSVTWAFVD
- a CDS encoding inorganic diphosphatase, with protein sequence MTSPIPLLQIPSGANVPQIVNGIIEIPRGSRSKYEYVPKYNCFKLDRVLYSPMHYPTAYGFVPSTLYVDGDPLDILVLTDEPTFTGCLIEARPIGVMRMTDSGIPDDKIITVAARDQRYQHYASLENMKPHEKVELEHFFSIYKTLEGKSTSIDGWGDVDYAHQVIHEAMERYAKVAAGTPLHEVLATPKTHS
- a CDS encoding GWxTD domain-containing protein — translated: MRQVLLVIGLWAAVVAVPLVGPLAAQSLDRESIFFDAIPFAGRTKDSARMDLYLALPYATLKFERNGGKYQARYQVTFTVQGEGKKWLDTTFTRDLSTASYDATVGRPARYEFFQRKAFLPPGNYTATAEIVDVKNNLAGTIRRNATVRDYLAERFALSGLMLVSKIRENGSGHTITPMFTENISTLPDGYFLFFEAYNNTSDTAFRLTANYSTPKGDPVASLSFPKSLPTGRSQAWVRLPSKNLAKGLFNVELKATTAADTNNALATSARLIRVAESLDGMPLTEAELDEKIVQLRYVATQSEVDDIRSGSSFDEKKRRYAAFWERLDPTTGTQKNEAMIEYFRRIEYANDKFRSYAAGWLTDMGRVYIIYGQPDNVQRDPFRRDGRAVEVWQYYGQRNLRLTFVDDNGFGDYRLATAIPLGDKYQYKG
- a CDS encoding PepSY domain-containing protein, whose protein sequence is MNNTCLARTRSGLMIIAIALTALLASCSDPATSPDSISTSGYDGTVATSDPVSKAEADSVRANADRFWADSTLFTIDQVIQIIRARYHNAEILGINLNTDQDQRVYEVVIRTGGQVIVVVINNNSGHVTATEPITNYYYPASIVITQPCVDIRIIRHKLKVQFDGEVVECNMQEIENRATYVIVIITREHRYVTIYIDAHTGKPCKVDDDDDDDDDNGHDCDNHDGKHKHKKGRGHYRHGKGHGYGHHYHHHCDCDHDDDDDDHGHDSDSCQSDSTAVGVAIITRDSAQTIAAGMFDSAQVTTTHLRVQSDSVIWYTVSMKRDSNTYKLTIDARTGMLVAVEQESGDFNSGEFTPTHTDPALIPLSQARAAALANTPGNVTDWTLEQESGKWVYAFAIAPTNGGPATHVVVDAQSGQIVRAG